Sequence from the Flavobacterium sp. J372 genome:
GCCATAGAACGATTCACCTGTATCCTGCTCAAATTTCTCAATGTGAATCGGGTCTGTATTGCTCAGCAGGAAAAGCGTATAGTTTTCAGCCAGCTTCTGCAGGAATTCAAGCCTGTACAAAGGAAATTCGCCAATGCCCAGGTTCCATGCTTCCTTGATTTCATCTATCGAAACAGTAGGAATGTATTGTTGTATACCTTTAAGAAATGTGGTTGCGTCAATCCTGCCTGTTTCAAGCATTGTCTCCATATTGTCGAGAGCTGGCGGCCAGTCTTTAAGGCCAAGTTCGGCAAAGCGCTTTGTTTTGGCATCTTTGTTTTTATCTATAAATACATCACCGAAATCAAAGATAATTGTATTAATCATGGCGTTTCAATATTGTCAGTTTATCTTCTTTAATCATCATTGCAGAAGCTGCATTGCCTGTAATCTCAGGGCTTTTTACTCCATCACCCAAATAAGGCGCCCCGGTAAAAATCCGTGCCTCATCCCATAACTTTGCAGTTATAAATGTCTCAAGTGTTTTGTTGCCGCCCTCAATAATTACCGAAAGCAGGCTATATCTGTATAATACATTTAAAACATTGGCAGCCAGGTTTTCATCAAAGGCTGTCGGCTCATAAATGAGATTCTCTAAGTTAGTCAAACCATCTTGCTCTGTCAAGACAATTGTTTTTATTTTCTGATTTTTAACAGAAAAATCTTCGGTAATCCTGCCACTGCGGTCAAGAACAATACGAATAGGGTTTGACCCGGTCCAGTCGCGAACATCAAGCGAAGGGTTATCTTCCAATACGGTATGGGTGCCAACTAATATAGCAGCTTCTTCACTACGCCATTTATGTACCAGTTGGCGAGAGTATGTGTTGGTGATCCACACGGGCTTT
This genomic interval carries:
- a CDS encoding HAD family phosphatase; protein product: MINTIIFDFGDVFIDKNKDAKTKRFAELGLKDWPPALDNMETMLETGRIDATTFLKGIQQYIPTVSIDEIKEAWNLGIGEFPLYRLEFLQKLAENYTLFLLSNTDPIHIEKFEQDTGESFYGDFYRCFEAVYFSHEIGHRKPAEEAFYYLINKHELQPKRTLFVDDKKYNTDAAETLGFQIWNLEVGKEDVVELFDKKIISPDEP